In the genome of Schistocerca piceifrons isolate TAMUIC-IGC-003096 chromosome X, iqSchPice1.1, whole genome shotgun sequence, one region contains:
- the LOC124722753 gene encoding protein RNA-directed DNA methylation 3-like, whose protein sequence is MNSLTGFCERNKQFRPPGGDRWGRRQVGAETGGGGDRWGRRQVGAETGGGGDRWGRRQVGAETGGGGDRWGRRQVGAETGGGGDRWGRRQVGAETGGGGDRWGRRQVGAETGGGGDRWGRRQVGAETGGGGDRWGRRQVGAETGGGGDRWGRRQVGAETGGGGDRWGRRQVGAETGGGGDRWGRRQVGAETGGGGDRWGRRQVGAETGGGGDRWGRRQVGAETGGGGDRWGRRQVGAETGGGGDRWGRRQVGAETGGGGDRWGRRQVGAETGGGGDRWGRRQVGAETGGGGDRWGRRQVGAETGGGGDRWGRRQVGAETGGGGDRWGRRQVGAETGGGGDRWGRRQVGAETGGGGDRWGRRQVGAETGGGGDRWGRRQVGAETGGGGDRWGRRQVGAETGGGGDRWGRRQVGAETGGGGDRWGRRQVGAETGGGGDRWGRRQVGAETGGGGDRWGRRQVGAETGGGGDRWGRRQVGAETGGGGDRWGRRQVGAETGGGGDRWGRRQVGAETGGGGDRWGRRQVGAETGGGGDRWGRRQVGAETGGGGDRWGRRQVGAETGGGGDRWGRRQVGAETGGGGDRWGRRQVGAETGGGGDRWGRRQVGAETGGGGDRWGRRQVGAETGGGGDRWGRRQVGAETGGGGDRWGRRQVGAETGGGGDRWGRRQVGAETGGGGDRWGRRQVGAETGGGGDRWGRRQVGAETGGGGDRWGRRQVGAETGGGGDRWGRRQVGAETGGGGDRWGRRQVGAETGGGGDRWGRRQVGAETGGGGDRWGRRQVGAETGGGGDRWGRRQVGAETGGGGDRSCVSGWRFTICADLKSLHWVRNSSDPFSHLMKFILKLEEHYYKIVHKKNSVDGALLRIREERSADTETEENESEEKLEVKDDEQQFTAEAKVEILQ, encoded by the exons ATGAATTCCCTTACTGGTTTCTGTGAACGCAACAAACAATTTAGACCACCGGgaggagacaggtgggggcggagacaggtgggggcggagacaggtgggggcggagacaggtgggggcggagacaggtgggggcggagacaggtgggggcggagacaggtgggggcggagacaggtgggggcggagacaggtgggggcggagacaggtgggggcggagacaggtgggggcggagacaggtgggggcggagacaggtgggggcggagacaggtgggggcggagacaggtgggggcggagacaggtgggggcggagacaggtgggggcggagacaggtgggggcggagacaggtgggggcggagacaggtgggggcggagacaggtgggggcggagacaggtgggggcggagacaggtgggggcggagacaggtgggggcggagacaggtgggggcggagacaggtgggggcggagacaggtgggggcggagacaggtgggggcggagacaggtgggggcggagacaggtgggggcggagacaggtgggggcggagacaggtgggggcggagacaggtgggggcggagacaggtgggggcggagacaggtgggggcggagacaggtgggggcggagacaggtgggggcggagacaggtgggggcggagacaggtgggggcggagacaggtgggggcggagacaggtgggggcggagacaggtgggggcggagacaggtgggggcggagacaggtgggggcggagacaggtgggggcggagacaggtgggggcggagacaggtgggggcggagacaggtgggggcggagacaggtgggggcggagacaggtgggggcggagacaggtgggggcggagacaggtgggggcggagacaggtgggggcggagacaggtgggggcggagacaggtgggggcggagacaggtgggggcggagacaggtgggggcggagacaggtgggggcggagacaggtgggggcggagacaggtgggggcggagacaggtgggggcggagacaggtgggggcggagacaggtgggggcggagacaggtgggggcggagacaggtgggggcggagacaggtgggggcggagacaggtgggggcggagacaggtgggggcggagacaggtgggggcggagacaggtgggggcggagacaggtgggggcggagacaggtgggggcggagacaggtgggggcggagacaggtgggggcggagacaggtgggggcggagacaggtgggggcggagacaggtgggggcggagacaggtgggggcggagacaggtgggggcggagacaggtgggggcggagacaggtgggggcggagacaggtgggggcggagacaggtgggggcggagacaggtgggggcggagacaggtgggggcggagacaggtgggggcggagacaggtgggggcggagacaggtgggggcggagacaggtgggggcggagacaggtgggggcggagacaggtgggggcggagacaggtgggggcggagacaggtgggggcggagacaggtgggggcggagacaggtgggggcggagacaggtgggggcggagacaggtgggggcggagacaggtgggggcggagacaggtgggggcggagacaggtgggggcggagacaggtgggggcggagacaggtgggggcggagacaggtgggggcggagacaggtgggggcggagacaggtgggggcggagacaggtgggggcggagacaggtgggggcggagacaggtgggggcggagacaggtgggggcggagacaggtgggggcggagacaggtgggggcggagacaggtgggggcggagacaggtgggggcggagacaggtgggggcggagacaggtgggggcggagacaggtgggggcggagacaggtgggggcggagacaggtgggggcggagacaggtgggggcggagacaggtgggggcggagacaggtgggggcggagacaggtgggggcggagacaggtgggggcggagacaggtgggggcggagacaggtgggggcggagacaggtgggggcggagacaggtgggggcggagacaggtgggggcggagacaggtgggggcggagacaggtgggggcggagacaggtgggggcggagacaggtgggggcggagacaggtgggggcggagacaggtgggggcggagacaggtgggggcggagacaggtgggggcggagacaggtgggggcggagacaggtgggggcggagacaggtgggggcggagacaggtgggggcggagacaggtgggggcggagacaggtgggggcggagacaggtgggggcggagacaggtgggggcggagacaggtgggggcggagacaggtgggggcggagacaggtgggggcggagacag GTCATGTGTGTCTGGTTGGAGGTTTACTATTTGTGCAGATCTTAAGTCACTACACTGGGTCAGAAATAGTAGTGATCCATTCTCACATTTAATGAAGTTCATATTGAAATTAGAGGAGCATTATTACAAAATTGTACACAAAAAGAACTCAGTAGATGGTGCATTGTTGAGAATAAGGGAAGAACGGTCAGCTGATACCGAAACTGAGGAAAATGAAAGTGAGGAAAAGCTGGAAGTCAAGGATGATGAACAGCAGTTTACTGCTGAAGCAAAAGTGGAAATTTTGCAGTAA